A genomic stretch from Suncus etruscus isolate mSunEtr1 chromosome 17, mSunEtr1.pri.cur, whole genome shotgun sequence includes:
- the LOC126033527 gene encoding histone-lysine N-methyltransferase PRDM9-like, protein MVTFPDVAVSFSPDEWPCLDASQRNLYRDVMLETYDHLQAISHCGEKPALISWLEGGALGRQQRGVFAAEAKPEIHPCPFCSLAFSIPNFLSRHMKLSHPSGIFTGTSARKHPQSENYCPRDQNQSQQHSDPCNDKVDESRNDIYENQKHKESSIPLAKKIRHKRILATISRLYHSKRGSSNKHEMAIKEETPTGQKTNPKDTGKVVAGIRMSRILIGKYVRPGSNLITHQSTHTKEINIGREPGQGVSERLKLISHEKGHTGKNIYVCTECGQAFSMSSNLIRHQSIHTGQKPCVCGDCGRGFSIRSSLIRHQRTHSGEKPHICRECGRGFSRVSILITHQRTHTGEKPYVCSECGRGFSVRSHLITHQRTHTGEKPYVCSECGRGFSVRSHLITHQRTHTGEKPHVCRECGRGFRQRTHLTIHQRTHTGEKPHVCRECGRGFSRVSTLIRHQRTHTGEKPHVCRECGRGFIEKSSLQKHQRRHTGEKPYVCKECGRAFSLRASLLKHQRTHRGEALCLQ, encoded by the exons ATGGTGACCTTTCCAGACGTGGCTGTGAGCTTCTCCCCAGATGAGTGGCCATGCCTGGATGCCTCTCAGAGGAatctctacagagatgtgatgctggagacctacgaCCACCTGCAGGCTATAA GCCATTGTGGTGAGAAGCCTGCGCTGATCTCTTGGTTGGAAGGAGGAGCCCTGGGTAGGCAGCAGAGAGGAGTGTTTGCCG CAGAAGCAAAGCCAGAAATCCATCCATGTCCCTTCTGCTCTCTGGCCTTCTCCATTCCGAACTTCCTCAGTCGTCACATGAAACTTAGCCATCCCTCTGGGATCTTTACAGGAACATCTGCAAGAAAGCATCCTCAATCAGAGAATTATTGTCCACGTGATCAGAACCAAAGTCAGCAACATTCTGATCCATGTAATGACAAAGTTGATGAATCAAGGAATGACATATATGAaaatcaaaagcacaaagaaagctccATACCTTTGGCTAAGAAGATAAGGCATAAAAGAATTTTAGCAACTATATCTAGACTATATCACAGTAAAAGAGGGAGCTCTAATAAACATGAGATGGCAATAAAGGAAGAAACTCCCACAGGCCAGAAAACAAATCCAAAGGACACAGGTAAAGTAGTTGCAGGGATAAGAATGTCAAGAATTTTAATAGGCAAGTATGTAAGGCCTGGATCAAATCTTATCACCCATCAGAGTACTCATACAAAGGAGATCAATATTGGCAGGGAACCTGGGCAAGGCGTCAGTGAGAGGTTAAAACTCATTAGCCATGAGAAGGGACACACCGGGAAGAATATCTATGTTTGCACTGAGTGTGGGCAAGCCTTCAGTATGAGTTcaaatctcatcagacaccagagtaTACACACAGGGCAGAAGCCCTGTGTTTGCGGAGATTGTGGACGAGGCTTCAGTATAAGGTCATCTTTGATCAGACACCAGAGAACTCACTCCggggagaagccccatatttGCAGGGAATgcgggcgaggcttcagtcgggTGTCaattctcatcacacaccagaggacacacacaggggaaaagccctatgtttgcagtgaatgtgggcgaggcttcagtgtgaggtcacatctcatcacacaccagaggacacacacaggggaaaagccctatgtttgcagtgaatgtgggcgaggcttcagtgtgaggtcacatctcatcacacatcagaggacacacacaggggaaaagccccatgtttgcagggagtgtgggcgaggctttagaCAGAGGACACATCTCACcatacaccagaggacacacacaggagagaagccccatgtttgcagggaatgtgggcgaggcttcagtcgggTGTCAactctcatcagacaccagaggacacacacaggggaaaagccccatgtttgcagggaatgTGGCCGAGGCTTCATTGAGAAGTCAAGTCTCCAAAAACACCAGAGaagacacacaggggagaagccctatgtttgcaaggagtgtgggcgagCCTTCAGTCTAAGGGCAAGTCTCCTCAAgcaccagaggacacacaggggagaagctcTATGTTTGCAgtga